The Prinia subflava isolate CZ2003 ecotype Zambia chromosome 5, Cam_Psub_1.2, whole genome shotgun sequence genome window below encodes:
- the NID2 gene encoding nidogen-2 isoform X3, translating to MRALAAVLAALLAVGAALPRPGLLPHGPARGDARLRPGDDESSPGVLLRRALRLYGRSARRLYVGTNGVISSQDFPRETQYVDDDFPTDFPVIAPFLADLDTSGDRGNIYYRQDDSRDVLDQAVGYIQAGFPRSAGAFVPTNAFIATWEDVGAYQELSQDPEPSTKLNTFQAVIAYNDEDTYTIFLYPEGGLQFLGTRPKESYNVQLELPARVGFSWGDGDDPKRDGLFYSLASSEQALRNLERESNTGIPGVWVFHVGSAERAEPGGGEGAAPAAPQSPPEHPNPGTAGSTRPLSSHTSMAQRPSHGPRTPVLLGFVPGRRDAPEQSRWLQPRGDGGTWQSHSANPSSYSSGHHGVGVEEDVHFNPDVFTYSAASKETCAQHHGRCSPHAFCTDYAAGFCCHCRATFYGNGRQCLPEGAVHRLNGKVSGSLRVGRASVRFQDVDLHAYIVGSDGRAYTAISGVPQPAARALLPLLPVGGLFAWLFALEEPGSENGFSITGAEFTQSLEVTFYPGGETVQVTQTAEGLGPDNYLSLRTHIQGEVPFLPENVTIHFTPYKELYSYSSSAAVTSSGQREYVVAAGTANQTLSYRLRQNISISGCPHSRPPARQRLSVARAFALFDSHEHVLRYALAARIGPAPDDAENPAVSPCHDGTHSCEAPARCQPGVGTEYTCECTAGYRGDGRGCRDVDECAEGLSQCGPFSVCLNVPGSYRCECRGGYGPAGDRQACVPLAPPSDPCEDGRHPCAPGDRARCLSRGDGRATCECLPGYTGDGIRCSDVDECAESPCHPAAVCYNTPGSFSCRCRPGYAGDGFQCTYAVEGNPQRLTPCQHERMYPREVPPLGDGHVPQCDEQGRYRPLQCHGSSGHCWCVDAAGQEIAGTRTAPGTTPPRCGSPESIQQLTPCEHARMYPREVPPGPAPVGDAHVPQCDEQGRYRPLQCHGSSGHCWCVDAAGQEIAGTRTAPGTTPPRCGSPEPTERPPSMCERWRQSLLEHYGGSPRGDQYVPQCDPSGDFTPLQCHGDSGYCWCVEQSGREIPGTRSEPGTTPPCLPSVAPPSVRPEPRPDVSPPAAGTFLLYAQGQQIGYLPLNGTRLQKEAAKTLLSLHGSIVVGIDYDCREKMIYWTDVAGRTISRAGLEPGSEPETIISSGLVSPEGLAVDHLRRALFWTDSGLDRIERARLDGSERRLLFDTDLVNPRAITVDPVRGNLYWTDWNREAPKIETSTVNGANRRVLVHTDIGLPNGLTFDPFSKLLCWADAGTKHLECTFPDGTGRRVIQSNLNYPFSIISYANHFYHTDWRRDGVIAVNKETGAFTDEYLPEQRSHLYGITAVYPYCPGARK from the exons ATGCGGGCGCTGGCGGCGGTGCTGGCGGCGCTGCTGGCGGTGGGGGCAGCCCTACCccgcccggggctgctcccgcacggcccggcccgcggcgaTGCCCGCCTCCGGCCCGGGGACGACGAGAGCTCTCCGGGGGTGCTGCTCCGCCGCGCCCTGCGCCTCTAcggccgctccgcccgccgccTCTAC gtgggCACCAACGGGGTCATCTCCAGCCAGGACTTCCCCAGGGAGACCCAGTACGTGGATGACGATTTCCCCACAGACTTCCCCGTCATCGCCCCCTTCCTGGCCGACCTCGACACCTCCGGGGACAGAGGGAACATCTACTACCGGCAGGATGACTCTCGGGACGTGCTGGACCAGGCTGTGGGATACATCCAGGCCGGCTTTCCCCGCTCTGCCGGCGCCTTCGTGCCCACCAACGCCTTCATTGCCACCTGGGAGGACGTGGGCGCCTACCAGGAGCTCTCCCAGGACCCCGAGCCCTCCACGAAG CTCAACACCTTCCAGGCAGTCATAGCCTACAACGATGAGGACACCTACACCATCTTCCTGTACCCCGAGGGCGGCCTCCAGTTCCTGGGGACGCGGCCCAAGGAGTCCTACAACgtccagctggagctgccagccagGGTGGGCTTCAGCTGGGGGGACGGCGATGACCCCAAGAGGGACGGGCTCTTCTACAGCCTGGCCAGCAGCGAGCAGGCTCTGAGGAACCTGGAAAG GGAGAGCAACACGGGAATCCCCGGCGTGTGGGTTTTCCACGTGGGCAGCGCGGAGCGCGCGGAGCCGGGGGGCGGCGAAGGAGCCGCTCCTGCTGCACCTCAGAGCCCCCCCGAGCACCCCAACCCCGGCACCGCCGGCTCCACCCGCCCGCTCTCCAGCCACACATCCATGGCCCAGCGTCCCAGCCACGGGCCCCGCACCCCGGTGCTCCTGGGCTTTGTCCCCGGCAGGAGGGACGCCCCGGAGCAGAGccgctggctgcagcccagaggGGACGGTGGCACCTGGCAGAGCCACTCTGCCAACCCCTCATCCTACAGCTCCGGCCACCACGGCGTCGGCGTGGAGGAGGACGTGCATTTCAACCCCGATG TGTTCACCTACAGCGCCGCCAGCAAGGAGACGTGCGCCCAGCACCACGGGCGCTGCTCCCCTCACGCCTTCTGCACCGACTACGCCGCCGGCTTCTGCTGCCACTGCCGGGCCACCTTCTACGGGAACGGGCGGCAGTGCCTGCCCGAAG GGGCCGTGCATCGCCTCAACGGCAAGGTGAGCGGGAGCCTGAGGGTGGGCCGCGCCTCCGTGCGCTTCCAGGACGTGGACCTGCACGCCTACATCGTGGGCAGCGACGGCAGAGCCTACACGGCCATCAGCGGGGTGCCCCAGCCCGCTGCCCGcgccctgctgcccctgctgcccgTCGGGGGGCTCTTCGCATGGCTCTTCGCCCTGGAGGAGCCTGGATCGGAGAACGGCTTCAGCATCACCG GTGCTGAATTCACCCAGAGCCTGGAGGTGACGTTTTATCCCGGTGGGGAGACGGTCCAGGTCACTCAGACAGCCGAGGGCCTGGGGCCGGACAATTATTTAAGCCTCAGGACACACATCCAGGGTGAGGTGCCTTTCCTGCCAGAGAACGTCACCATCCACTTCACTCCTTACAAGGAACTCTACTCCTACTCCAGCTCAG CAGCTGTGACATCCTCAGGCCAGCGGGAATACGTGGTGGCCGCGGGCACTGCCAACCAGACCTTGTCATACCGCCTGCGCCAGAACATCTCCATCTCGGGCTGCCCGCACTCGCGGCCGCCGGCGCGGCAGCGGCTCTCGGTGGCGCGCGCCTTCGCCCTCTTCGACAGCCACGAGCACGTCCTGCGCTACGCCCTGGCCGCCCGCATCGGCCCGGCACCAG acGACGCCGAGAATCCCGCGGTGAGCCCGTGCCACGATGGCACCCACTCGTGCGAGGCCCCGGCGCGCTGCCAGCCCGGTGTGGGCACTGAGTACACGTGCGAGTGCACGGCCGGATACCGTGGGGACGGACGGGGCTGCCGAG atGTGGACGAGTGCGCCGAGGGCCTGAGCCAGTGCGGCCCCTTCTCCGTGTGCCTGAACGTGCCGGGCAGTTACCGCTGCGAGTGCCGCGGCGGCTACGGGCCGGCGGGGGACAGGCAGGCGTGTGTGC cgcTGGCACCGCCGAGTGACCCCTGCGAGGACGGGCGGCACCCCTGCGCCCCGGGGGACCGGGCGCGGTGCCTGTCCCGCGGCGATGGCCGCGCCACCTGCGAGTGCCTCCCCGGCTACACCGGCGATGGCATCCGCTGCTCCG ACGTGGATGAGTGTGCTGAGAGCCCGTGTCACCCGGCCGCTGTCTGCTACAACACCCCGGGCTCCTTCTCCTGCCGCTGCCGGCCCGGCTACGCCGGCGACGGCTTCCAGTGCACGTATG CGGTGGAAGGGAACCCGCAGCGCCTGACGCCGTGCCAGCACGAGCGGATGTACCCGCGGGAGGTGCCACCCCTGGGCGACGGGCACGTGCCCCAGTGCGACGAGCAGGGCCGGTACCggcccctgcagtgccacggCAGCTCCGGGCACTGCTGGTGCGTGGACGCGGCGGGGCAGGAGATCGCCGGCACCCGGACGGCGCCGGGCACCACCCCCCCACGCTGCGGGAGCCCAG AGTCCATCCAGCAGCTGACGCCCTGCGAGCACGCGCGGATGTACCCGCGGGAGGTGCCACCAGGGCCAGCACCCGTGGGCGACGCGCACGTGCCCCAGTGCGACGAGCAGGGCCGGTACCggcccctgcagtgccacggCAGCTCCGGGCACTGCTGGTGCGTGGACGCGGCGGGGCAGGAGATCGCCGGCACCCGGACGGCGCCGGGCACCACCCCCCCACGCTGCGGGAGCCCAG AGCCCACGGAGCGGCCCCCCAGCATGTGCGAGCGCTGGCGGCAGAGTTTGCTGGAGCACTACGGGGGCAGCCCCCGCGGGGACCAGTACGTGCCGCAGTGTGACCCCAGCGGGGACTTCACCCCGCTGCAGTGCCACGGGGACAGCGGCTACTGCTGGTGCGTGGAGCAGAGCGGCAGGGAGATCCCGGGGACGCGCTCCGAGCCCGGCACCACCCCGCCCT GTCTGCCCAGTGTCGCCCCGCCCAGCGTCCGGCCCGAGCCCCGGCCCGACGTGTCCCCTCCAGCCGCGGGGACGTTCCTGCTCTACGCCCAGGGCCAGCAGATCGGGTACCTGCCCCTGAACGGCACCCGGCTGCAGAAGGAGGCGGCCAAgaccctgctctccctgcat ggctccatCGTGGTGGGGATCGACTACGACTGCCGGGAGAAGATGATTTACTGGACGGACGTGGCCGGCCGCACCATCAGCCGGGCGGGCCTGGAGCCGGGCTCCGAGCCCGAGACCATCATCAGCTCAG GCCTGGTGAGCCCCGAGGGGCTGGCCGTGGACCACCTGCGCCGGGCGCTGTTCTGGACCGACAGCGGGCTGGACAGGATTGAGCGCGCGCGCCTGGACGGCTCCGAGCGCCGCCTGCTCTTCGACACCGACCTGGTGAACCCCCGCGCCATCACCGTGGACCCCGTGCGAGG CAACCTTTACTGGACGGACTGGAATCGTGAAGCTCCCAAAATCGAAACTTCCACCGTCAATGGAGCCAACAGGAGGGTGCTGGTGCACACAGACATTGGTTTGCCCAATGGCCTGACTTTCGACCCCTTCTCCAAGCTACTGTGCTGGGCAGACGCAG GCACCAAGCACCTGGAATGCACATTCCCGGATGGCACCGGCCGCCGCGTCATCCAGAGCAACCTCAACTACCCCTTCAGCATCATCAGCTACGCCAACCACTTCTACCACACAGACTGGAGACG GGATGGGGTGATAGCTGTAAATAAAGAAACGGGCGCCTTCACTGATGAGTATCTTCCAGAGCAGCGATCGCACCTCTACGGAATCACAGCGGTTTATCCCTACTGCCCTGGAG ccaggaaaTAG
- the NID2 gene encoding nidogen-2 isoform X4, whose protein sequence is MRALAAVLAALLAVGAALPRPGLLPHGPARGDARLRPGDDESSPGVLLRRALRLYGRSARRLYVGTNGVISSQDFPRETQYVDDDFPTDFPVIAPFLADLDTSGDRGNIYYRQDDSRDVLDQAVGYIQAGFPRSAGAFVPTNAFIATWEDVGAYQELSQDPEPSTKLNTFQAVIAYNDEDTYTIFLYPEGGLQFLGTRPKESYNVQLELPARVGFSWGDGDDPKRDGLFYSLASSEQALRNLERESNTGIPGVWVFHVGSAERAEPGGGEGAAPAAPQSPPEHPNPGTAGSTRPLSSHTSMAQRPSHGPRTPVLLGFVPGRRDAPEQSRWLQPRGDGGTWQSHSANPSSYSSGHHGVGVEEDVHFNPDVFTYSAASKETCAQHHGRCSPHAFCTDYAAGFCCHCRATFYGNGRQCLPEGAVHRLNGKVSGSLRVGRASVRFQDVDLHAYIVGSDGRAYTAISGVPQPAARALLPLLPVGGLFAWLFALEEPGSENGFSITGAEFTQSLEVTFYPGGETVQVTQTAEGLGPDNYLSLRTHIQGEVPFLPENVTIHFTPYKELYSYSSSAVTSSGQREYVVAAGTANQTLSYRLRQNISISGCPHSRPPARQRLSVARAFALFDSHEHVLRYALAARIGPAPDDAENPAVSPCHDGTHSCEAPARCQPGVGTEYTCECTAGYRGDGRGCRDVDECAEGLSQCGPFSVCLNVPGSYRCECRGGYGPAGDRQACVPLAPPSDPCEDGRHPCAPGDRARCLSRGDGRATCECLPGYTGDGIRCSDVDECAESPCHPAAVCYNTPGSFSCRCRPGYAGDGFQCTYAVEGNPQRLTPCQHERMYPREVPPLGDGHVPQCDEQGRYRPLQCHGSSGHCWCVDAAGQEIAGTRTAPGTTPPRCGSPESIQQLTPCEHARMYPREVPPGPAPVGDAHVPQCDEQGRYRPLQCHGSSGHCWCVDAAGQEIAGTRTAPGTTPPRCGSPEPTERPPSMCERWRQSLLEHYGGSPRGDQYVPQCDPSGDFTPLQCHGDSGYCWCVEQSGREIPGTRSEPGTTPPCLPSVAPPSVRPEPRPDVSPPAAGTFLLYAQGQQIGYLPLNGTRLQKEAAKTLLSLHGSIVVGIDYDCREKMIYWTDVAGRTISRAGLEPGSEPETIISSGLVSPEGLAVDHLRRALFWTDSGLDRIERARLDGSERRLLFDTDLVNPRAITVDPVRGNLYWTDWNREAPKIETSTVNGANRRVLVHTDIGLPNGLTFDPFSKLLCWADAGTKHLECTFPDGTGRRVIQSNLNYPFSIISYANHFYHTDWRRDGVIAVNKETGAFTDEYLPEQRSHLYGITAVYPYCPGARK, encoded by the exons ATGCGGGCGCTGGCGGCGGTGCTGGCGGCGCTGCTGGCGGTGGGGGCAGCCCTACCccgcccggggctgctcccgcacggcccggcccgcggcgaTGCCCGCCTCCGGCCCGGGGACGACGAGAGCTCTCCGGGGGTGCTGCTCCGCCGCGCCCTGCGCCTCTAcggccgctccgcccgccgccTCTAC gtgggCACCAACGGGGTCATCTCCAGCCAGGACTTCCCCAGGGAGACCCAGTACGTGGATGACGATTTCCCCACAGACTTCCCCGTCATCGCCCCCTTCCTGGCCGACCTCGACACCTCCGGGGACAGAGGGAACATCTACTACCGGCAGGATGACTCTCGGGACGTGCTGGACCAGGCTGTGGGATACATCCAGGCCGGCTTTCCCCGCTCTGCCGGCGCCTTCGTGCCCACCAACGCCTTCATTGCCACCTGGGAGGACGTGGGCGCCTACCAGGAGCTCTCCCAGGACCCCGAGCCCTCCACGAAG CTCAACACCTTCCAGGCAGTCATAGCCTACAACGATGAGGACACCTACACCATCTTCCTGTACCCCGAGGGCGGCCTCCAGTTCCTGGGGACGCGGCCCAAGGAGTCCTACAACgtccagctggagctgccagccagGGTGGGCTTCAGCTGGGGGGACGGCGATGACCCCAAGAGGGACGGGCTCTTCTACAGCCTGGCCAGCAGCGAGCAGGCTCTGAGGAACCTGGAAAG GGAGAGCAACACGGGAATCCCCGGCGTGTGGGTTTTCCACGTGGGCAGCGCGGAGCGCGCGGAGCCGGGGGGCGGCGAAGGAGCCGCTCCTGCTGCACCTCAGAGCCCCCCCGAGCACCCCAACCCCGGCACCGCCGGCTCCACCCGCCCGCTCTCCAGCCACACATCCATGGCCCAGCGTCCCAGCCACGGGCCCCGCACCCCGGTGCTCCTGGGCTTTGTCCCCGGCAGGAGGGACGCCCCGGAGCAGAGccgctggctgcagcccagaggGGACGGTGGCACCTGGCAGAGCCACTCTGCCAACCCCTCATCCTACAGCTCCGGCCACCACGGCGTCGGCGTGGAGGAGGACGTGCATTTCAACCCCGATG TGTTCACCTACAGCGCCGCCAGCAAGGAGACGTGCGCCCAGCACCACGGGCGCTGCTCCCCTCACGCCTTCTGCACCGACTACGCCGCCGGCTTCTGCTGCCACTGCCGGGCCACCTTCTACGGGAACGGGCGGCAGTGCCTGCCCGAAG GGGCCGTGCATCGCCTCAACGGCAAGGTGAGCGGGAGCCTGAGGGTGGGCCGCGCCTCCGTGCGCTTCCAGGACGTGGACCTGCACGCCTACATCGTGGGCAGCGACGGCAGAGCCTACACGGCCATCAGCGGGGTGCCCCAGCCCGCTGCCCGcgccctgctgcccctgctgcccgTCGGGGGGCTCTTCGCATGGCTCTTCGCCCTGGAGGAGCCTGGATCGGAGAACGGCTTCAGCATCACCG GTGCTGAATTCACCCAGAGCCTGGAGGTGACGTTTTATCCCGGTGGGGAGACGGTCCAGGTCACTCAGACAGCCGAGGGCCTGGGGCCGGACAATTATTTAAGCCTCAGGACACACATCCAGGGTGAGGTGCCTTTCCTGCCAGAGAACGTCACCATCCACTTCACTCCTTACAAGGAACTCTACTCCTACTCCAGCTCAG CTGTGACATCCTCAGGCCAGCGGGAATACGTGGTGGCCGCGGGCACTGCCAACCAGACCTTGTCATACCGCCTGCGCCAGAACATCTCCATCTCGGGCTGCCCGCACTCGCGGCCGCCGGCGCGGCAGCGGCTCTCGGTGGCGCGCGCCTTCGCCCTCTTCGACAGCCACGAGCACGTCCTGCGCTACGCCCTGGCCGCCCGCATCGGCCCGGCACCAG acGACGCCGAGAATCCCGCGGTGAGCCCGTGCCACGATGGCACCCACTCGTGCGAGGCCCCGGCGCGCTGCCAGCCCGGTGTGGGCACTGAGTACACGTGCGAGTGCACGGCCGGATACCGTGGGGACGGACGGGGCTGCCGAG atGTGGACGAGTGCGCCGAGGGCCTGAGCCAGTGCGGCCCCTTCTCCGTGTGCCTGAACGTGCCGGGCAGTTACCGCTGCGAGTGCCGCGGCGGCTACGGGCCGGCGGGGGACAGGCAGGCGTGTGTGC cgcTGGCACCGCCGAGTGACCCCTGCGAGGACGGGCGGCACCCCTGCGCCCCGGGGGACCGGGCGCGGTGCCTGTCCCGCGGCGATGGCCGCGCCACCTGCGAGTGCCTCCCCGGCTACACCGGCGATGGCATCCGCTGCTCCG ACGTGGATGAGTGTGCTGAGAGCCCGTGTCACCCGGCCGCTGTCTGCTACAACACCCCGGGCTCCTTCTCCTGCCGCTGCCGGCCCGGCTACGCCGGCGACGGCTTCCAGTGCACGTATG CGGTGGAAGGGAACCCGCAGCGCCTGACGCCGTGCCAGCACGAGCGGATGTACCCGCGGGAGGTGCCACCCCTGGGCGACGGGCACGTGCCCCAGTGCGACGAGCAGGGCCGGTACCggcccctgcagtgccacggCAGCTCCGGGCACTGCTGGTGCGTGGACGCGGCGGGGCAGGAGATCGCCGGCACCCGGACGGCGCCGGGCACCACCCCCCCACGCTGCGGGAGCCCAG AGTCCATCCAGCAGCTGACGCCCTGCGAGCACGCGCGGATGTACCCGCGGGAGGTGCCACCAGGGCCAGCACCCGTGGGCGACGCGCACGTGCCCCAGTGCGACGAGCAGGGCCGGTACCggcccctgcagtgccacggCAGCTCCGGGCACTGCTGGTGCGTGGACGCGGCGGGGCAGGAGATCGCCGGCACCCGGACGGCGCCGGGCACCACCCCCCCACGCTGCGGGAGCCCAG AGCCCACGGAGCGGCCCCCCAGCATGTGCGAGCGCTGGCGGCAGAGTTTGCTGGAGCACTACGGGGGCAGCCCCCGCGGGGACCAGTACGTGCCGCAGTGTGACCCCAGCGGGGACTTCACCCCGCTGCAGTGCCACGGGGACAGCGGCTACTGCTGGTGCGTGGAGCAGAGCGGCAGGGAGATCCCGGGGACGCGCTCCGAGCCCGGCACCACCCCGCCCT GTCTGCCCAGTGTCGCCCCGCCCAGCGTCCGGCCCGAGCCCCGGCCCGACGTGTCCCCTCCAGCCGCGGGGACGTTCCTGCTCTACGCCCAGGGCCAGCAGATCGGGTACCTGCCCCTGAACGGCACCCGGCTGCAGAAGGAGGCGGCCAAgaccctgctctccctgcat ggctccatCGTGGTGGGGATCGACTACGACTGCCGGGAGAAGATGATTTACTGGACGGACGTGGCCGGCCGCACCATCAGCCGGGCGGGCCTGGAGCCGGGCTCCGAGCCCGAGACCATCATCAGCTCAG GCCTGGTGAGCCCCGAGGGGCTGGCCGTGGACCACCTGCGCCGGGCGCTGTTCTGGACCGACAGCGGGCTGGACAGGATTGAGCGCGCGCGCCTGGACGGCTCCGAGCGCCGCCTGCTCTTCGACACCGACCTGGTGAACCCCCGCGCCATCACCGTGGACCCCGTGCGAGG CAACCTTTACTGGACGGACTGGAATCGTGAAGCTCCCAAAATCGAAACTTCCACCGTCAATGGAGCCAACAGGAGGGTGCTGGTGCACACAGACATTGGTTTGCCCAATGGCCTGACTTTCGACCCCTTCTCCAAGCTACTGTGCTGGGCAGACGCAG GCACCAAGCACCTGGAATGCACATTCCCGGATGGCACCGGCCGCCGCGTCATCCAGAGCAACCTCAACTACCCCTTCAGCATCATCAGCTACGCCAACCACTTCTACCACACAGACTGGAGACG GGATGGGGTGATAGCTGTAAATAAAGAAACGGGCGCCTTCACTGATGAGTATCTTCCAGAGCAGCGATCGCACCTCTACGGAATCACAGCGGTTTATCCCTACTGCCCTGGAG ccaggaaaTAG